The sequence below is a genomic window from Puniceicoccus vermicola.
TCGGAACCAGCAACCCCCGTTGCCTTAAACCGACTCAAGTATGGACTGTTCCAAGCGAATCCGTATTCGGAAGCAACTCTCACGTCGTCAACCCAGAGAGACCAACTCTGAGAACCATAGTCGAGACGGACCGTTATCCTTCTCCAAGAATCGGGATCGGCTTCCGATCCAACGGAGTGATAGACACCTCCGCCATCACCTTGCCCATCCAGAGCAAGGAATCGGCCATCTTCTCGCTGATAAAAGACGCCCGCACTACCCTTACTAATTTCTGGAACCTCACCGTCCGGGAACCACCCGAGCCTACCATTAAAATCGAGCCAAATGACGGACTCGCCTGAACCCGCGAAGTATTGAACTACACCGTCTGCATCATCGAAATTCTCAATTTGTAGACTTTTAAGCCCCTCTGGTGCGACTTCTTGGTCCGTTACCAAAAGCGAAGCTCCTCCTAAAGGCGTGTTGAAAGAGGTGAAAGGAACGAAACCTATGACATCGGACTCAAAGTTTTCAGAAAAAGGTAATGACGCAAGACCATCCCGGTCGGCAACTAAGGGATCGGTTCCTTCGGCAATTTCAATGCCATCGGGAATGCCGTCACCATCAGTGTCCGAAGACCCTGCCGAAAGCCCATTGAGATACTCTTCGATATTGGAAAGAGCGTCAAAATCCGGGTCATCATCGCGATCATCGATACTGGTCGAGAGCCCGTGAGAAGATTCGTAGTCATCATCGATTCCGTCTTGATCTTCGTCCTCGAACAGTGGGTTGACCCCGCCCGCATAAAAGTAATCGAAGAAAATATCTTTATCCAAATCTCCCCGCAGTTGGAAGGAGCTGAGGCTCGTTGCCGATAAATCGAGGAAAGTCAGGTCAGCGAGAACGAGGGAATTGTTCAAATACAAATCCCAAAGCCCAGCTGCATAATCGAGGCGGTAGGTAAAACGAATCCATTGATCAGCAGTTCCTTCAGTCGCGGAAACATCCCAACCTGTTTCAAGCCACTCTGCATCGCCCAAACCAGCACCATTAGCAGCCCAGACTTCTCCGACAACCCCATCCGATTCCCCTACCACTGCAGTCATCGCTACAGATCCGGGATTGGCAAAAGCCGGGAGACTTGCGGTCGGAGTAAATACTGGCTTGAGAAAAAAGTCGACGAACTGGATCGACGAAACGGCGGCTCCATTAAAAGATAGATCGAGAACTGCACCGGTTTGTCCCGGCAAGAGTAGAACGGATTGCGAACCAGAGAAGGAATCCAGCGTGGTGACCGACGCCGTTCCAGTTACAATGAACGGCAAGGGGAGGTCATCGACGAAATAGCCTTCCACCTCTTCAAAATCGACCTCATAGGGCAAGGATACTTGCGCATAAGAAGGGATGCTCGATAGAACAGCGAAACAAAAAAAAGCTCCGCCGAGGCGGAGAATATTTTCAACTGTTGAAACCTTCATGGATTGTCTCCAAAGGTTCATTTTTTCCAGAAGAAGAGTGTTTGCAGGATCGAAGATCGAGCCGCTTCCGGCATTTGCTTCCAAGACAGAAAGAGCGAGGAGATCACAACGAATGATCCAATTCCGGATATCTCAATAACCGTGCCAGCTGCGGTCTCACCGGCAGAGGCAATCAAAGGAGCAGAGAATAACAGAAAAATCAGGCGAGATGTCGCTTTCATCAGCAGTATAAGGGGAGGCCAAATGTTTAATTAGAGGAAATTATTCTCACCGTTTTGATCGATAAGAGAATTGAAAAGGAATCAAGAAAACTAGTCTGAAATCTGTCAATAGTTATACAGAGCATCGAAGAAGAATATCTCGCAATTGGGTAAATCCCCCACACCCCATACTCGAACTCCAAAAATATCAGCCTAACCTCACGCGATCTTCTTTTGCAGGTGAAGTTCGACGATTTTGCGTCCGGCCTACGAAATCTATAGTCCGGCCACGGGACGAAAAATCTGCGCCCAATTTTTCTCAAGTAGGTGACAGAACAATGTGACTTCCATTGCTTCAATCAATAAATCAATTCAATCACCAAACTGTGAATACCGCTCTTCCTTCAACCGAGTGTATTCATCCCACATTGCCCCTCCGTAGTCCTCCAGGTATTCCGCCGGAATCCCCGGAAACTCATAGCGTTCTTTTTTAAGGACTGAAAGAAACTCCTCCTTCGAATAGTTGAGATGCGGGCCGAACTCCTCGCACTCCCAAAATAAAGCTTTTCCGCGAAGCCTTCCGCCTTCAATCACTTCCTCTTTGGTCATGGGAGGCTCTTGGTCGCCGGAAACGGCAAGGACGAAGGCAATTCCAGAACCAACCAATAAAACCAGAAGCAACCCTAGCTGAATAAAAAATCGCCGACGCCACTTCTGAATTTCGATGGGATCAGCGGATATGGAGTTCGAAGTACTCATGGTTCAATTCATTCCTTGCGAAGCCAAATATTCAATTAGACTCAAGCGAATCAATTCCTGATCCGGATCCTCATAGGATTCTGATCGTAGCCACAAAATTGTATCTGCGGTTCCCGTTCGTTGAATCTGTCGGGCCGCCTCCTGGCGAACCGCTGGAAATTTGGATCCGAGCCAATCACGGTAATCCCTCCATCCGGCACTTGGATGGATCAAGTCGAACACTTTCAAGTATTGCAGATCGAGAGCGGCGGCTCGGGGGGAAGCTACGTAATGATTCTGAATGTCCTCCGCCGAAAAGGTTCGCAAGGCGACATCACTCCTCCCGCGACGTTGGAGAACGCCCCACCCTTCCACAACCACCGGAAGTAACCCGGGTTCCTCAGATGCGGTCGAGAGGGCATTCGAGAATGATACAAACCCTGTTTTCGAAAGACCCTCCGAACGGTTTAGAATCAGTTTGACGAGAAGAACCAAAGCGCTCCTTCTTTCCGCGCTCGATAATTGCTCGTCTTGGACCGTCCGAGACCATTCTTGTAAGAGGACTGGCGCAACTTCCGGCACCATTCCGAATCGATTGAAAACTATCTCGCGTGCCCGCAGTCGAGCGAGCGGGGATGGTGATTCGACAATGGATTCCTGGATAGCTTGAAGGGTTTCGTCGAAGTTCGCAGACCATATCTCGGAAGAAACGGCAGGGTGCCTTGAGAGGATACCCAGCCAATCAGTATTCTTGTCAGAATTTCCGGCCAGAAGATCTACCCGAACCGACTCACTGGCATCCTCCAGGGCTTCAACACTATGTTCTTCTTGGCGAGTCTGAATTGGGACAGGTCGAGATCGCCTCTCCTTTCCAAGGATTCTCCAACCGAGAAAGGCCACCAACAACACGTTGATTCCACAGATTGTCCAAACCAGCCATCGATTCATCGGCGTTGGGAAAAAGGAAAGTTGCTCGAAATGGCAATCGAAAAGGATGCGTTCGCAGAGCAAACGCCTTCTCAACGAACGATCAAAAAGACCTTCGACTCGCCCACGACATTTTCCTCCTCATCGAGAAACTCGACCGTAATCGACGACTTCATTCGCCTCGCATTCGCTTTTGGCTGAAGCAAGAGAACGTCAACACCCACCTCATCTTCCTCGGATCTCGAGACCTCGAACGGCAGTTCCTTATCCGGCTCAGCAATACGCCACGAAAACCCCGGCTGAGACTCGATCCGCACCGGTTTCGCCTCAAAATCTTCTCCAACACGCCAGAGAATCATCCGCGGTTGAACCGAGCCCGCCTGCGGGACGTCTGTGCGAAACGAAAGGCTGGTTCGAGATTCTGTCTCTTCACCGACCACGCGGGTGCGCACCTGAAGCACCTTTCGCTGGGGCCCGGTACGATCGCCAATGGTGAAAATGGCACTCAATGTTCCTTCTTCTTCAGGCTCGTATATTTTTTTCGTGAGTTCCGGCACGGTGCAGCCACAACTGGAAGTAACCGCAACGATCTCTACCGCTTCGGACCCTAAGTTCTGAAAACGAAACTCGGCGGTCAGCTTCTCCGCCCCGACCGGACATTCCAAGACCAGTGATTTCGACTCCCACTCCAACTCCCCATCAGCGTGGACAGAGCAAACCAGGCGAAAGGACAAAAGGCTGAGGAAAGTCAATTTTCGGAGCATACTCGGTAGAGGTAATGGAGGGGAATGACGCGAATGTCACTAGTTTAAGGGTTTTAGCGGGGAAATTTTGATATTCACGACTTTTGAAGAGGAACCCCTCCACCGTCTGGCGACGGTCCCCCTCCCCTGTAGCAGGGGAGGAGTCTTTCTGTAATTTCCTGACTCCCCTCCTACGAGTAGGAGAGGGGGGACCCCCGACTATGTCGGGGGTGGGGAGGTTCCCATTCCATACAACCTCTTAACTAGTGCCATTCGGGAATGACGCTGGCAATTAGATTTTCACCTGTCCTCCTCACGAGAAAACCCAGAATGAGCAATCTTCCAGAGCCATGCGGCCAGCAGCGCCAACACGAGATCGCGAATCAAGAGAAATGGATAATTGGCCGAACCCTCGCTCACCTTCCCGAAACAACCACAAGTGAGATCGATTCCCCGAACCCAAGCGACCCCAATCAAAACCGTAAATGCCACCAAAAGAAGCGTCGAAGCGGCAGCAGCGACAAGCCGATAGCGCGGGATCCAGAGGGCTACGGCGAGAATGACCTCCAAAGCAGGAATCCAATAGGTCGCTACACCAGCGGGAAGACCGGACAGCACTCGAAACGAAAGGACGGCCGAGAGGAAGTCGTTCGGATCCAGGAGCTTAACGATTCCTGCGTAGGCCAGAACGCCGGAAAGAAGAACTCGGCAGAAATATTCGCCAAATCTCTTCACCAATCCTCCTGTTCTTTCAAAACGCTCCACCCGCCTCGTAGGAAGAAAATCTTTTCGATCAGCAATTCCTTACGCAACCTTTCAGCGACCGCTTGACTCGAGCCGCAGGCTTGATCGTCGCAATAAACTACGACCCGCCTACCCGGTTCCCAAACCTCGACAAATTGTTCCAGACCGTCTTCCCACGCATCCTCATTTAGATGAACCGCATCCTCAACATGGTCGCTTTCGTAATCGTTCGCGGATCGAGCGTCGAGCCAGAGAATCTCGGAAAACCCGGGGCTTGACCGCAATTCCGAGAGTGTCACTTGGTAAGGGTCACTCGACAGAGGTTGAAGAAAATACCCAACTCCAGCGACCAGACCGGAGATCAACAAAAGCTCCAGAAACCTCATGAGACTCTTTGTTCCTCCGATCACTCGCTAGCTCCAAGATGCTTTATCTTCATCGATTTTTTCTTCCGCCAAAGTCATGAGAGAAAACACATGACCGCTGAAACGGCGTCTCAAGATTCAATAGGCCTCCGACTCATCGCATAATCCTAGACTTGCTGCTCCGCCACCCACAAGACCGAACTACTTCGAGGATGATTAAGGGAAGGTTTTGGAGGTCAGAAATTCATCTGGATTTCGACGAAACTGCCGAAGCGCTATGTCCATGCCGTAGATCCAATTGGCTCACACTGGAAAATAGCAGAGTAAAGTACCCGCTCAGCTTTAGCTGCGCGGCCTTGCTGGACGGAGAGGCTACTGAGAAACCTAAGCGAAAACGACGCGGGATGGGGGCAGCTGAAGCTACTCCCCTACTTTGGCGAAATCTTACTCGGTGAACTTCGCTTCGGGCAGCTCGTAGTTCACCTTGAGACTCAGGAGGTAGGCGACGAGGGTCTTGGCGTCTTCAGTTGGGACGACTTCGTAGCCGGGGCCGGGTGCGTATCCGGTGTCCTCGGATACGGGGATGGCGTCTGGAGACGGCTTTCCGTCGATCTTGCGCACTTCGTATAGGTAGGCGAAAGGAGGCATGATGGACCCAGGAGAGGTGATCTGCGGATTGTAAAGGTGCTGGTGATGCCAAGTGGCTGTCAATCCGCGTCCGCCGACGTCGGCTAGATCCGGACCGGTACGCATCGTTCCGAGAAGGACGCGGTCTTGGAGGATATAATCCCGGGGGACGGTCTGTCTTGGGCCCCAACCGCGCTCAAAGTCGGCCCCGAAGCCTTGTGGTCGGACCTGCTGGGAGTGGCAATACATGCAGCCTTCGCGGATGTATACCCGCTTACCCTGTTCGGCAATCCCCGAGGGGGTCCGTGGATACAGGGTTTCACCCGGAGTGGGAACACCTTCTTCGTTCTCGGTCGCCGTGGTCGGCGTCAATCCGCCGTACTGGATCTGCGAGGAAAGGATCAATCCGGACCAGGAAAAGGCCACGGTGAAAAAGATGCCCAGGAAAAGGAGTGGAAGATTCTTCATCGGATCGTCTTCTTCAATTTTAGGCGGTCGCCTTTTTGGCGAAGGTTACCTTCGGCTCAGCTACTTTCGGCCCGAGAAGAATCCAGGCAACGTTGATCGCAAAAGCGCAATGCCCAATCGTCATGAGGATACCAGCGACGGACCGGGACATAAGCCAGGGAACCATGTATTGAACAATTTCCAGGAAGGGAATTTCCGGGTTGTTCATCATCATCCCCTGCATCCAGCCTCCGATCGAGAGTCCGACAATGTAGATTCCGACACCGAGTCCGCAGGTCCAAAAGTGAATGCGGATCAACGTCGCAGACGGCCATTCCCGTTGAATGAGGCGTGGAACCATAAAGTAAATGGAACCAAACATCACCATGGTGAAGAACGCGTACGCACCGTGGTGGGCGTGGGCAACGGTGAAGTGCGTAAAGTGGGTGACGACGTTGACTTCCGGAATGGCCATCATTGAGCCAAGAAGACTGACGGCGGTGTAGGAAACCGCCCCGAAGACAATAAACCGTAAGGTCGGACTGTTCCAGACCTGCCGAAAACATCCCGTCACCGTCATATGGTGATTCACCGCGACGACGACCACCGGAATGACCATTCCGATACTACCGACGATCCCGGCCGTCTGGAGCCAAAGGGGAATCGGGCCACCGATCAGGTGGTGAACCCCTGCCCAGTTGTAGAACAAGGCGAGTGACCAGAACCCGAGAATCGAAAGGTAATAGCTGTGGATCGGACGGCCCAGAATTTTGGGGATCAAGTAGTAAACCGCGCCCAAACCCACGGGAGTATACCAGAGACCCAGAACGTTATGGGCGAACCACCAATTGGTGATCGCTTGCACGGTTCCACGGGCCGGAGCAAAAAAGATGAGCATCTGCGCCACGGTGTAGATCCACGGAAACCAGAAGAGCGCCCCGAGAATGTACCACTGGGAGACGTAGACGTGCTCCCCCTTCCGATGATGAAAGGCAAGAATACCCCAGACCCCGATCAACGCGTATGACAGGGCAAGAACCGGAGTAATGTAAGTTGGGATTTCCAACCACTCAACCGACGTCATGTCGCCAAAGAGGATGCCTCGGACGCCGATCAAGACACCGATGTTCCACATAGCTCCGGCAATGATCAGGAGACCACCGTGACGGACGGGAGCCCGGCAGAGGCGTGCCATGATCCAGAGACCCACCGCAAACACGGCATTGTTGGCCCAACCGTAGGTCATGGCGTTCAGGTGGGCAGAACGAACACGGCCGAAGGTCAACTCCGGGATCGAGGCGAGGAAATCGGGATTGTGGAGTTTAAAGGAAGCCGCAAACCCCAGAAGGGATCCGATCAAAAGCCAGGCGACTCCACAGCAGACGAAAAATACGCCGCCGACTTTCATCGACGAGTCAATTACACTGAGGGCGACCCGCTCATCCGCCGAACGATTGCCGTAAATGCCCTTGGTTTCGGCAGCCGGCTTAGGAGGCTCAATGGTGACAGATTCGGTTGACATTCAAATGGACTATTTTTTTGGCGATTTTTTCGCCGAGGCTTTCTTGCCGGGAAAGGAGTCAATGACCTCCCCTTCCGGCTCTTCTTCTGTAAAAATGGATTTCGCGCTATTCTCGAAGTTGTCCAGCTGACCGTTCTTCGCCGCCCAAAAAAGGGCATACACCGCCGAGGCAAAAAGCGCGGCGGCGAGAACCAAGACGGCAATAATCAGCAGGTTGTTCCACTCGAGCATACTATTCGGATTCCTTCTCGGAGGAAGATGTCCGGTACTGCTCGACCGTCAATCTCATAGCCTCCTCGACTGGGATCCGGTAGATCCCCTCATTCGGATTCACCACTCCGTAGGAGTCGATGACCTCCGCACTGGCATTGCGAATCTCTTGGAGGTTCTGCAGGCGAGTCTCGGCCAGGACCTCGGAGATGGGCTCCGGCCGGTACGGTAGATAGGCCAGCCAGAGAATTAAGAGGAAGAGGAGGATGAACCCCACCCCGCCGATGACGGACAGGGTACGATTTCCCCAGGAAGTTTCGATTTCAGAATCACTCATGGCAGTGAATAGACTCGTCGATCCGCGGGTCGCGCAGCGGAATTGGACTGTTTTCGGAGAGGCTCTTGCGATAGGCCCAGAGGACAATTCCACCGAGGCCGACGATCATGGACAGATCCCAGAAGGTGATCGAGAACTGACGCACTTCGTAATTCAGGATGTTGTCAGCCGGGGCAATCTTCGTAGGCAAGATGTTGAAGTAGAGGTCTACCAAGTGGAAAACCAAAATCCAACTCGCCACAAAGAGGATTAGCTTCACCTTCACCTTGGTCTTGTAGAAGAGAAGGAAAAGGAATGGCAGGAGGAAGTGGCAGAAGATCAGGCAGAGGCCGATCCACCACCAGGAGTTGGTCGCTCCGTCCGCGTTCACGTGACGAATCTTGTACCAGAAGGTTTCTTCCGGAATATTCGCTTGGTAGATTAGGAAATACTGCGAGAAGCTGATGTAGGCCCAGAAGACGGTAAACG
It includes:
- a CDS encoding MauE/DoxX family redox-associated membrane protein, whose translation is MKRFGEYFCRVLLSGVLAYAGIVKLLDPNDFLSAVLSFRVLSGLPAGVATYWIPALEVILAVALWIPRYRLVAAAASTLLLVAFTVLIGVAWVRGIDLTCGCFGKVSEGSANYPFLLIRDLVLALLAAWLWKIAHSGFSREEDR
- a CDS encoding rhodanese-like domain-containing protein, which translates into the protein MRFLELLLISGLVAGVGYFLQPLSSDPYQVTLSELRSSPGFSEILWLDARSANDYESDHVEDAVHLNEDAWEDGLEQFVEVWEPGRRVVVYCDDQACGSSQAVAERLRKELLIEKIFFLRGGWSVLKEQEDW
- a CDS encoding DUF1573 domain-containing protein, with the translated sequence MLRKLTFLSLLSFRLVCSVHADGELEWESKSLVLECPVGAEKLTAEFRFQNLGSEAVEIVAVTSSCGCTVPELTKKIYEPEEEGTLSAIFTIGDRTGPQRKVLQVRTRVVGEETESRTSLSFRTDVPQAGSVQPRMILWRVGEDFEAKPVRIESQPGFSWRIAEPDKELPFEVSRSEEDEVGVDVLLLQPKANARRMKSSITVEFLDEEENVVGESKVFLIVR
- a CDS encoding cbb3-type cytochrome oxidase assembly protein, which encodes MLEWNNLLIIAVLVLAAALFASAVYALFWAAKNGQLDNFENSAKSIFTEEEPEGEVIDSFPGKKASAKKSPKK
- a CDS encoding cbb3-type cytochrome c oxidase subunit II, giving the protein MKNLPLLFLGIFFTVAFSWSGLILSSQIQYGGLTPTTATENEEGVPTPGETLYPRTPSGIAEQGKRVYIREGCMYCHSQQVRPQGFGADFERGWGPRQTVPRDYILQDRVLLGTMRTGPDLADVGGRGLTATWHHQHLYNPQITSPGSIMPPFAYLYEVRKIDGKPSPDAIPVSEDTGYAPGPGYEVVPTEDAKTLVAYLLSLKVNYELPEAKFTE
- a CDS encoding cbb3-type cytochrome c oxidase subunit I, which translates into the protein MSTESVTIEPPKPAAETKGIYGNRSADERVALSVIDSSMKVGGVFFVCCGVAWLLIGSLLGFAASFKLHNPDFLASIPELTFGRVRSAHLNAMTYGWANNAVFAVGLWIMARLCRAPVRHGGLLIIAGAMWNIGVLIGVRGILFGDMTSVEWLEIPTYITPVLALSYALIGVWGILAFHHRKGEHVYVSQWYILGALFWFPWIYTVAQMLIFFAPARGTVQAITNWWFAHNVLGLWYTPVGLGAVYYLIPKILGRPIHSYYLSILGFWSLALFYNWAGVHHLIGGPIPLWLQTAGIVGSIGMVIPVVVVAVNHHMTVTGCFRQVWNSPTLRFIVFGAVSYTAVSLLGSMMAIPEVNVVTHFTHFTVAHAHHGAYAFFTMVMFGSIYFMVPRLIQREWPSATLIRIHFWTCGLGVGIYIVGLSIGGWMQGMMMNNPEIPFLEIVQYMVPWLMSRSVAGILMTIGHCAFAINVAWILLGPKVAEPKVTFAKKATA